Genomic window (Sulfurovum sp. NBC37-1):
TCAATGCGACAGGACTGGCATTCAACTCCATCATCGCGATCGAGCTACATGATGGAAGCGCTTCCAATCCCTTTGTGAACGCGGGTGCCATTCAGGCGACTTCATGGGTAGAAGCGAAGGATTCCAAAGAGAGATGGTTCAAGATTAAGCAGAATATGAATGATTTTGCCGGTAGAAAGCTTCCGTTTAAAGAAGATGTCTACCAGTCGGAAGTCAATGACAACAAAAGAAATCAGGCGATCTCCAAACTGCTCGATGCGTATGGACGTATGGGGTCCGATCCGCTTGAAGCGACAACGGTTTATACCAAACAGTGTTCGGTTGGTATCTCCTCGCATGATCTCGGGGTAATGGCGGCAACTTTGGCAAATCACGGTATTAATCCCAAGACAGGGAAGAGAGTACTTGATAGAGAGCATGTACAGAAAATTCTTGCGGTCATGGCAACCGCGGGACTCTATGACAATGCAGGCGACTGGCTCTACCTGACAGGGACACCTGCCAAATCCGGTGTTGGCGGGGGCATTCTCGCTGTCGTTCCGGGAAAAATGGGTATCGGTGTCGTCTCTCCGCCGCTTGACAAGTACGGTAACTCCGTAAGAGGCCAGAAAGCAGCAGCCTATATCATCGACAAGCTGGGTATCAACCCGTTGGCACAGTAAGGGGCAGGGGATGCGTATTTCAAGAATCAGACTCTCACTTGTAGCGCTTCTGGCGCTGAGTACCTCTTCTGTTTATGCGGCAGAGACATTCAATGCGTCCGATACGGTTTCCGTAGACGATGACCATGCCTATGAAACGGTCGTGCATGTCGATGATAAGAAAGAGGGATATTCGCTTGGTGATTGGAAGATCACCGGAGATATCCGTGCCGGGTATGTCAATTATGATTATGACAACCCGCCTTCCCATATTGATAGTGCAACGGGAAAGATCATTGCGACAAACCCCAATGTGAATAAAGGGCATGCAGATTCCCATGGTGTCTACCTTGTTCCGAAAGTCTCTCTTGCGTCTCCCAACTACAAGGGATTCAGCGGAAAGATCACTGTAGCCGGTGCAACGGACTTCGGTATCAACGATGAACTTGATGAGCAGAGAAACTTCGTTTTCGACCCGACTGAGAGGGAATCCTTCATCATTCTTCAGGAAGCCTATGTAACCTATAAGAGTGAAGACGGGGCGCACCAGTTCCTTGCCGGTGCGAAAGAGGTTGTTACCCCTATGGTCGATGCAGACGACTGGTATATGCTTGCAGACAGTTTTCAGGGCGCTTATTATATGAACAAAAGCTTCGAGAACATTATGTTCGCGGGCGGATACTTCTACAAGATGATCGGTGTATGGGACAGTGGTGCCAACGGTACAGAGTGGCATACGATGTCCGATGCGAGTTTCGTGGATGGCGGCTATAAAGAGCTTGCCGGAGATGAAGGTGTATGGGCGGGTGTGTTCCAGTACAAGGATGATACCCACAATCTTCAGATCTGGGATTACTATATGAACGATTACTATAACACTTTCTTTGCGCAGTATGACTACAACGGAAAATGGGATGCTGTTAGCTATGATCTGGGTGCACAGCTGATCGATTTCCAAGGTGTTGGCGGTCTTGAGGATTATTACAGCAATGTTCTTGGCGGCCGTGCAATTGACTACAGCATCTATTCTCTCAGACTGAATGCCAGCCATGAGAATGGATTCGATGTGGCTTTGGGTGCATCATTCTATACGGACGGTGACGGTACGGGAGATACACTCGGTGCCTGGGGTGCTTACCCGTACTTCGCCAACGGGATGATCTTCCACTTCTTCGAAGCGGGAAGCCTGAGAAATGCCAACACCTACAAAGCGCAGCTGGGTTACAACTTCAAGCAGCAGGGCATTGAAGGGTTGTGGTTGGGTGCGAGGTACACACATTTCGATCTTGACCCGACATATTCCAAAAATGGTTATGGAGACCCTCAGGATGTGATGAACCTGTATGGCGTCCGTTTGAGCTATAATGCGGACAACGGTATCTACTTTACGGGAACCTATGAGAAGGTCGATCTGGACAATGAGCCAAATACGTATTCATTGAGGCTTATCGGTGGTTATAAGTTCTAATACCTAAACAGAGACAGGGAGGCGAAATACAATGCGGATAGAAAACATCGATGAATCGATCCTCCCTTTTCTGCATAACCACCTCGATCTCTCCTTTTTCCTAGTGCTCGGCATCGGGTACCTCATAGGGAAGATCCGTTTTGGTTCGGTCTCCCTGGGTTCCGTTGCAGGGGTGCTTTTTGCTGGTCTGATCTTTGGATACTTCGGTTTCAAGATCTCAAGTTCAGCCCAGATGATCGGTTTTTCCCTCTTTATCTTTTCTGTAGGCTATCAGGCAGGACCCGGTTTCGTCGCCGTACTCAAGCAGGACGGACTTAAATATTTTGCACTTGCCGTGGTTGTGGCAACGACCGGTTTTCTCATCGCTGCGGCATGGGCATATTTCCTTGCCCTGCCGCCGGGTATGTCAGCAGGACTGCTCTCGGGCGGCCTGACCTCTTCGCCTACACTTGCCGCGGCGCAGGATGCAGTACAGTCCGGTTCTGTCACGATGCAGGAAGGCTGGAGCAATGACCAGCTCATCAAGAACATGTCCATGGGGTATGCAGTTACTTACATCTTCGGACTTGTGGGGTTGATTATGACGGTCCAGTATCTGCCTAAACTGCTTGGTATCGATCTGTCCGAAGAGGCGAAACGTTTCAGTACATCCGGCGAAGAGAGTGTCGGACTGCCGGACAATGTCGTGCTGCGTGCCTACCGCATTACAAATCCCGAAGTGGAGTCACTCTCTCTGGATGAGTTGAGAGACAAGTATTGGGACCGACGTTCTGTTGTAAAGGTCAAAAGAGATGATGCGTTCTTCCCTGTGGATGAGAACGGTCTGAAGGTCGGTGACGTCATTGAAGTGCTTGGGCCGCGAAGGTATTTTGCCGAAAAGGTCTCGAAGATCGCAGAAGAGATCGTACCGGAATGGACCAGTGAAGATGTACAGGACAGCGCGCAGATCATCGTGGAGAATGATGCCGTTATCGGACGCCCCCTTCATGAACTTGCCATCGGAAGACGTTTCGGCCTCATGCTGATGGAAATACGCAGGAAGGGTAAGCGTATCGGATATGATGACAATACTGTGCTGGGAAAGAATGATGTTATTACGGTGCTTGGAACTCCGCACCAGATAGAAGCGATGGGTGAGTTCATGGGGAAAGTTGAACGTGACGGGGTGGAGACCGATATGATCACGCTTTCCTTCGGTATCGTCATCGGGCTGCTCATCGGTACGCTCAGTGTAACGGTCGGAGGGGTTTCCATCGGGCTGGGGTCTGCGGGAGGGCTTCTGGTCTCCGGTCTTTTTATCGGCTTCAGGCGAAGCATCAAACCGACCTTTGGTCAGTTGCCTGAGGCAACACGCTGGTTTCTCATGGAGTTCGGCTTGCTGCTCTTCATGGCGGGTGTAGGAATGCGTGCCGGGAGCGGCATCATCGGTACCCTGCAGCAGAATGGCTTGACACTGGTGATTGCAGGCATCTGCGTGACGATCATACCGATCCTCGTAGGGTACTTTGTCGGAAGAAGGTTCCTGAAGATCTCACCTGCACTCATCTTCG
Coding sequences:
- the glsA gene encoding glutaminase A, coding for MKIESRHFVKKGVMRLSIACASFIMLGTSPVQAKGPVPSAVQTEVKKTSLTQERINAVLKEAYEKFKNDQGGKNADYIKALAEVDSKIFGITLVTPDGKVYEIGDTKAEVSIQSVSKVFTACKVLQEKGDKFLQEKIGVNATGLAFNSIIAIELHDGSASNPFVNAGAIQATSWVEAKDSKERWFKIKQNMNDFAGRKLPFKEDVYQSEVNDNKRNQAISKLLDAYGRMGSDPLEATTVYTKQCSVGISSHDLGVMAATLANHGINPKTGKRVLDREHVQKILAVMATAGLYDNAGDWLYLTGTPAKSGVGGGILAVVPGKMGIGVVSPPLDKYGNSVRGQKAAAYIIDKLGINPLAQ
- a CDS encoding OprD family outer membrane porin, with product MRISRIRLSLVALLALSTSSVYAAETFNASDTVSVDDDHAYETVVHVDDKKEGYSLGDWKITGDIRAGYVNYDYDNPPSHIDSATGKIIATNPNVNKGHADSHGVYLVPKVSLASPNYKGFSGKITVAGATDFGINDELDEQRNFVFDPTERESFIILQEAYVTYKSEDGAHQFLAGAKEVVTPMVDADDWYMLADSFQGAYYMNKSFENIMFAGGYFYKMIGVWDSGANGTEWHTMSDASFVDGGYKELAGDEGVWAGVFQYKDDTHNLQIWDYYMNDYYNTFFAQYDYNGKWDAVSYDLGAQLIDFQGVGGLEDYYSNVLGGRAIDYSIYSLRLNASHENGFDVALGASFYTDGDGTGDTLGAWGAYPYFANGMIFHFFEAGSLRNANTYKAQLGYNFKQQGIEGLWLGARYTHFDLDPTYSKNGYGDPQDVMNLYGVRLSYNADNGIYFTGTYEKVDLDNEPNTYSLRLIGGYKF
- a CDS encoding aspartate:alanine exchanger family transporter; the encoded protein is MRIENIDESILPFLHNHLDLSFFLVLGIGYLIGKIRFGSVSLGSVAGVLFAGLIFGYFGFKISSSAQMIGFSLFIFSVGYQAGPGFVAVLKQDGLKYFALAVVVATTGFLIAAAWAYFLALPPGMSAGLLSGGLTSSPTLAAAQDAVQSGSVTMQEGWSNDQLIKNMSMGYAVTYIFGLVGLIMTVQYLPKLLGIDLSEEAKRFSTSGEESVGLPDNVVLRAYRITNPEVESLSLDELRDKYWDRRSVVKVKRDDAFFPVDENGLKVGDVIEVLGPRRYFAEKVSKIAEEIVPEWTSEDVQDSAQIIVENDAVIGRPLHELAIGRRFGLMLMEIRRKGKRIGYDDNTVLGKNDVITVLGTPHQIEAMGEFMGKVERDGVETDMITLSFGIVIGLLIGTLSVTVGGVSIGLGSAGGLLVSGLFIGFRRSIKPTFGQLPEATRWFLMEFGLLLFMAGVGMRAGSGIIGTLQQNGLTLVIAGICVTIIPILVGYFVGRRFLKISPALIFGAITGAMTSGAALSVVIKEAKSPVPALGYTGTYAFANVLLVIAGSLIMIF